One window of Gemmatimonadaceae bacterium genomic DNA carries:
- a CDS encoding aspartyl protease family protein, with amino-acid sequence MTRFSVARSAGMVACLACPGLTAAAQSTTPVAVIHFDPYPLGDHLTTVHGSIRGHAGTFLFDTGEGVTLISTKLAQAIGCTPWGQVTAIRMRGDRIDAPHCDHIPFDIDGQHLSAPSVMVFDIMKFFPPDAPSLDGSIGLDLFAGRAVTFELARNELIVESPQSLASRVGHATPVPLRIVRDVQGLALTADIGVDTPDGTAWMELDSGSGGIIVSKVIAPLLKLDPDSTAGQAVKLTIGDTVAVEGRARVMDRMIMDGNIGVSFLTKWNVTLDLADGRAWIAPVETSPSR; translated from the coding sequence ATGACCCGGTTCTCCGTGGCGCGATCCGCTGGCATGGTCGCGTGTCTGGCCTGCCCCGGCCTGACCGCGGCAGCGCAGTCGACCACGCCGGTCGCCGTCATCCACTTCGATCCATATCCGTTAGGCGACCACCTGACGACGGTACACGGCTCGATCCGAGGCCACGCCGGGACGTTTCTCTTCGATACGGGCGAAGGCGTGACGCTGATCAGCACGAAGTTGGCGCAGGCGATCGGCTGCACGCCGTGGGGCCAGGTCACCGCCATTCGCATGCGAGGCGATCGGATCGATGCGCCGCATTGCGACCATATTCCGTTCGACATCGACGGCCAACATCTCAGTGCACCGAGCGTGATGGTGTTCGACATCATGAAGTTCTTCCCGCCTGACGCGCCGAGCCTCGACGGATCGATCGGTCTGGACCTCTTCGCGGGTCGCGCGGTCACCTTCGAGCTGGCGCGGAATGAACTGATCGTCGAAAGCCCGCAGAGCCTCGCATCGCGTGTCGGCCACGCGACCCCGGTGCCGCTCCGGATCGTTCGCGACGTCCAGGGCCTCGCACTCACCGCCGACATCGGCGTGGACACGCCCGATGGCACGGCGTGGATGGAGCTCGACTCGGGAAGCGGCGGCATCATCGTGTCGAAAGTCATCGCGCCGCTCTTGAAGCTCGATCCGGACTCCACCGCGGGTCAGGCGGTGAAACTCACGATCGGCGACACAGTCGCAGTCGAAGGACGCGCACGCGTGATGGATCGGATGATCATGGATGGCAACATCGGCGTATCATTCCTGACGAAGTGGAACGTCACGCTGGACCTGGCGGATGGCCGCGCGTGGATCGCGCCAGTGGAGACATCCCCGTCTCGTTAG
- a CDS encoding M1 family metallopeptidase, whose translation MTPVVRTCSIGLWLTAGCLTASAPAQHAPPPFGNPAVWHWAPSRTYHVLDYRLALRFDEPHGVVFGDEVVTLRPFGDAFRTFYFNSSGLTIDSVRLERAAAADAPLAFTTDPSRLWITLDHAYDAGATLRVRVIYHGAPRTGLFFVNPTDAYPNAPHEVFSQGEPELNHYWFPCWDYPNDMATSETITTVPAGQVVVSNGRLVRVTHGAHTTTYDWVERVPHSSYLISLAVGPWRKISDHAGATPVAYYAPRTVDTATIRRSFRLTPDMIAFFGRATGVPYPYEQYAQTTVHDYLFGGQENVSATTLTDNTLHDARADADYPSTALVAHELGQEWFGDDVQGRDWADIWLNEGFATYMEALYTQHHEGNDAFRYEMLQDEELARAQDRRDYLRPIVDRHYDDPLDMFDAITHEKGAAVLDMLRYVVDGSSAASHPASQREPFFRALHHYLALHHTHTATTSTLIDALRESTGLELGWFFHQWVFMAGTPSYRVSARHDSTRRVELVHVEQVQRVDSLTPLFRMPVELAFHGAGAESRTVQVEDSLASQDFEIPLAFAPAWVDFDPDGFIDKTLDFPQPVAALAAKAERDRHMMSRLGAAEQLGAMGDSALGGRVRALAQVLGTDAFYGVRAAAAASLGRIGSRDARAALVDALRTQPDSRVRAAAASGLGRSSGDSDVYAALANAMHGDSSYAVAAAAARGIGRSRNPNAEAVLAAEVRSGPEVHVFKAVLAALAATQDPRAASVLLDASQPGVREDIRSSALGDLAAMRDSVPAGDSARVLAAARAALESPVLTLRLAGEDLTGAFALEQLRADVARDADAPLVIQSRLARQVLDKLDAARR comes from the coding sequence ATGACACCCGTGGTACGCACGTGCAGCATCGGCCTGTGGCTCACGGCCGGCTGCCTGACCGCCTCGGCGCCGGCCCAGCATGCGCCGCCGCCATTCGGCAATCCGGCGGTGTGGCACTGGGCGCCCAGCCGCACCTACCACGTGCTCGACTACCGGCTGGCGCTGCGTTTCGACGAGCCGCACGGCGTCGTGTTCGGCGACGAAGTGGTCACACTCCGCCCATTCGGCGACGCGTTCCGCACGTTCTATTTCAACAGCTCCGGCCTAACGATAGATTCCGTGCGCCTCGAGCGGGCGGCCGCGGCCGACGCGCCGCTGGCGTTCACGACGGACCCGTCGCGCCTCTGGATCACGCTCGACCATGCGTACGATGCCGGCGCGACGCTGCGCGTGCGCGTCATCTACCACGGCGCACCGCGCACCGGCCTTTTTTTCGTGAACCCCACCGACGCGTACCCGAACGCGCCGCACGAGGTGTTCTCGCAGGGCGAGCCCGAGCTCAACCACTACTGGTTCCCGTGCTGGGACTACCCGAACGACATGGCGACCAGCGAGACCATCACCACCGTCCCCGCGGGACAGGTCGTGGTGTCCAACGGCCGCCTGGTGCGGGTGACGCATGGCGCGCACACGACCACGTACGACTGGGTCGAGCGCGTACCGCACAGCTCGTATCTGATCTCGCTCGCCGTTGGGCCGTGGCGCAAGATCTCCGACCACGCTGGAGCGACGCCGGTGGCGTACTACGCGCCGCGGACCGTCGACACGGCCACCATCCGCCGGTCCTTCCGCCTAACGCCCGACATGATCGCGTTCTTCGGCCGGGCGACGGGTGTGCCGTATCCGTACGAACAGTACGCGCAAACCACGGTCCACGACTATCTGTTCGGCGGACAGGAGAACGTGAGCGCGACGACGCTCACCGACAACACGCTGCACGACGCGCGCGCGGACGCCGACTACCCCAGCACCGCGCTCGTGGCGCACGAGCTGGGGCAGGAATGGTTCGGCGACGACGTACAGGGCCGCGACTGGGCCGACATCTGGCTCAACGAGGGATTCGCGACGTACATGGAAGCGCTGTACACGCAGCACCACGAGGGCAACGATGCCTTCCGCTACGAGATGCTGCAGGACGAAGAGCTGGCCCGGGCGCAGGACCGCCGCGACTATCTCCGCCCGATCGTCGACCGCCACTACGACGATCCGTTAGACATGTTCGACGCGATCACGCACGAGAAGGGCGCCGCCGTGCTCGACATGCTGCGCTACGTCGTCGATGGGTCTTCGGCGGCCAGCCACCCGGCGTCGCAGCGCGAGCCGTTCTTTCGCGCCCTCCACCACTACCTGGCGCTCCACCACACGCATACGGCGACGACGAGCACGCTCATCGATGCGTTGCGGGAATCCACGGGGCTGGAGTTAGGCTGGTTCTTTCACCAGTGGGTCTTCATGGCGGGCACGCCGAGCTACCGGGTGTCGGCGCGGCACGATTCGACGCGACGCGTCGAGCTGGTCCACGTGGAACAGGTGCAGCGCGTCGATTCGCTGACGCCGCTGTTCCGGATGCCGGTCGAGCTCGCCTTCCACGGCGCGGGCGCGGAGTCCCGGACGGTGCAGGTGGAAGATTCGCTGGCGTCGCAGGACTTCGAGATTCCGCTCGCGTTCGCGCCCGCCTGGGTGGACTTCGATCCCGACGGCTTCATCGACAAGACGCTGGACTTTCCGCAGCCGGTCGCGGCGCTCGCGGCCAAAGCGGAGCGCGACCGGCACATGATGAGCCGGTTAGGCGCAGCCGAGCAGCTCGGCGCCATGGGAGATTCTGCGTTAGGCGGGCGCGTTCGCGCGCTGGCGCAGGTGCTCGGCACCGATGCCTTCTACGGGGTCCGTGCCGCGGCCGCGGCGTCGCTCGGCCGCATCGGATCGAGGGACGCGCGGGCTGCCCTCGTCGACGCCCTGCGGACGCAGCCCGACAGCCGCGTGCGCGCCGCCGCCGCGTCGGGCTTGGGCCGCTCGAGCGGCGACAGCGATGTCTACGCGGCGCTCGCGAACGCGATGCACGGAGATTCCAGCTATGCCGTCGCGGCCGCGGCTGCTCGCGGCATCGGCCGATCGCGGAACCCGAACGCCGAAGCGGTGCTCGCGGCGGAGGTGCGATCGGGACCCGAGGTCCATGTGTTCAAGGCCGTGCTCGCGGCGCTGGCCGCAACGCAGGATCCACGCGCGGCGTCCGTGTTGCTCGATGCGTCGCAACCCGGCGTACGAGAGGACATCCGCTCGAGCGCGCTCGGCGACCTCGCGGCGATGAGAGACTCGGTGCCCGCCGGCGACTCGGCGCGCGTACTGGCGGCGGCCCGCGCGGCGCTCGAGAGCCCTGTCCTAACGCTGCGCCTCGCCGGCGAGGATCTGACGGGCGCGTTCGCTCTGGAACAGCTGCGGGCCGATGTGGCACGTGACGCTGATGCGCCGCTCGTCATCCAGAGCCGCCTCGCGCGCCAGGTGCTCGACAAGCTCGATGCGGCGCGCCGCTGA